CAAAAATgtggtccattttttttcatacccGTCAATTATGGCGTACCAGGAGTTTTggtatttttccaaaaatgcgAAGAATTCCGAATCagaaatgatttttttctgtagGAAGAGATAAAACTCATTTCTGGAAATGTATTCCATTTCGTTTAAATTTATGGTAAGTTCCTCTTTACACTGTTGCCagcattcatttttgtattattctGACACTCCATGCTGTTTTGctgattttgaaaaatgatataGCAAATCATCCATCATGTTGTGGAAGCAGGACCttaaataatttgtataGTGGTGGAATACGACGAAGGCTTTTTGATTGCTTACGAAAAATAAACAGGAGGTGATTAGTTTGTTTAGCTCATCGATGGTTAGATTTCTGTTAATTTCTGACTCTTTACATCCGAATGGTAGCTTAGAGGTATTTGAAATGctggcttcttcttctccttcttcaatttcgttgtgtttctccttttggtgCAATTTAGTGGAGAAAGAATTTTCTACGTCTGTCGACGATTCTGCTAACTGCCTTGGGCCCGTGCCACGTGCCTGCAATTTGGATATTTCGTTCTTATTGGGGCTCCACATGCAAGCATTTTCCTGCAAAAGTttcaacataaaaaaagaggggtcATTTGAGGAGATGCACTAGTGTGGCTATCTATACGTATAGCACTACGGCGCACACGATTATGGCAATTAGAACTTTAAGGGAACCCTAATTTGTGAGCGGTCTTCACTTACCATAAGGAAGATGTTCACCAGAACGATCAGCGACGTGATGCATCTTGACAAcccgaatttttttaaattaaaaaatttcgccatttttttgtgagcTGCTGCTTAGTAGAGTCATATAGGGGACAGCTCGATAGGAATATTTCTTCAGTTGTTTCAAATTGGTAGAAGTTTACCGCAAGGGGGTGAGCAGAAGCGCGAAAATGAACAAACAGTTGAATGTATATACGTATTTACGTATATAAACCTATAATGAAACAAATGATCAGCAAAAATGCGCAGATAATTTTGCACTTTGCGAAAGAATTAATCTGCTCCTTCAAATaaaacaagcaaaaaaaaaaagaaaaaatatataatgttaattCTTTCCAAATAGGATAGATGGAtgtagtttttattttaaaaatacctCATCATAccaagttaaaaaaaaaaatctaaatAATGACAAGTACCTGAGATGTAATAGAGTCGGCGAACGGCCAACTagcggagaaaaaaaattagttattttaaaatgtgatgaAGCGGAGGGTAAAACAGAGGGGGGCAAGCTAGATTCAaggctttcttttttttttacataatttttattcacttGAAAaggtattttatttattagaaTAACCAATGTGAATGAAATACCTCCACGAAATGGTTGCCGCTGAGGGCATAATGAAGTGGTGCGGTGTAGCGTACTGTACTGTGCTGTTCAcgaataaaaatacaaccTCCAGAACTACCCTgttattttagaaaaaaatagccaaaacgtatggccaaaaaaaaactgccaaaatgtataattcatcatatttaaaaaaactacatTCATTTCGCGTTCATCTATTTCAttagttgcaaaaaaaaaaaaaaaaaaaaaaagacgcatATGTCGTGTTTGGCTGACAGGCAACACGTTATAGCTACACTCGTACATATACAATTCGCACTTTTACCCCCTTCATGTATAAACCTTTGCAAATATTCAAgggaaaagttttttttttttttttgaaacactcggttttatttcttcacttAATAGTAACTACCATTAATGTTCACATTACCGCTAAAATTTTAGAACCATTAGGCGTTTTTCTGTGCGCTCTTTGGTTCTGCAAATATGCCACTTTTCTTTCGACTGCTAAACGAATAATTCGTTGGGACAGCCGATTCGTCGGGACAACCAATATGgttccttttcatttacattatctttttcttttcgcgtAACCTACGAACAAGCTACGTGGAAGCAGCAACCTTTACTGTAAATTGGCCTCCACGGGAagtgccccatttttgtcaCGCCCAAGCAGGTACACAAAATATGTGCTTGGTTATAATCGCAATGCAATGGGAATCCTAACAGCCTTTTCGCCACGCACTGATTGGGTGAGAAGCTAACGAAAATTTGCTTCCTAAAATAGTTGCAGTGATTTGCGCCTTCGTGAACTTTGACACGGTCTAGGAGGAACCCTTTTTGGATTCACCATAAGTTAGAAATAAATAGGAACAAATGTGAAACTTAATTGGGGATAAGAAAAACGTGTACCATGAGGGGAGTAATGGCATCACCTCGTTCGTAACATCTGCATGCTTTGCAAAGATCAATTTAGATATAACTTATGCATGTGAAGTTTGTTCTGTTACGTTTTTGCCATTTTCACGAAAAGGGACATgcatctgttttttttttatcctaaTATTGCTCTATTTAtggaaggggaaataaagaaaaaaaaaaagggataccCCTCTTTTGCAATAACCCTAAATTACACCCTTTCgcataaaatatacaaaatatggAACAGGCatattcaaattaaaaaaaaaaatgtcgcCTATTTAACATCCACATCAGCAGTAAATCTGCCTAATCGATCACGAGCAGGAGTAGCGAATacgttttgcttcttcacacTACTGCTATTAAATAGTGGgcagtttgaaaaaaatgctcaaagGGGTGCcaaaaagttaaaagaaCAACCGTCAAAgggaataattaaaatggatatatttacatgtgcAGATCGTTCGAATGACGAAAGTGGGGGGCGAGGTTTATGCATCTTTGGGGTTGCACTCATGGATGTACCCCTGGCCGCCCTCACGCGTGGTTGCAAAAAGAACCATTTCGATTTTCCATCATAACTTCGTAGACAGCACGCGCGAAATGCTCAGTGGAGGGAATGCCAAAATGGGATGCAAATCAACGCTCGATTTCCCAGTGAGGAAAAGATGAATGCCTCTAAATTGGGCAGCCCATCTACATTTTTGATACAAATTGTGGATTTAAAAtagaggggcaaaaaattatatatacacagTTGTGAAAGAAAACTGCCAATTTGTCATTATGCCTGTGGGGGTAATAGCCCCTTAGAATAACCCACACCTTCCACCGGTGGGAGTATAACACCGTGTTtagaaaaaaggataaagaaGTTATCTGCGCAAAATAGTAATCTCATTGGAAAGgcactttggaaaaaaagatcaaaatgaaatatattaaaaattaattttattcgtcgaaaaaaagaaataaatgttaCCCTTCTGGATAATCCTTTTCATTGTAAGCCTTCgcgaaaaaattacaaatttgtgAGTTCataaaatggaacaaaataaaaggggttaaaatgaacagaaaaaagggaaaagaccTTTAAGTTATAAAGTATTTGAATGGatattgtttttattcattaagGGGagagtgggaaaaaaaggaaaagaatcTACATTTGCGTCCTCTTAATGCTGGCAATTACGATGTATGTAAAAGTGACAGGGCAGTTCTAACATGGTCAATATACACAACGGGATGAGGCATTGAAATTATGGCAGCTCTAAAAcgaaattagcaaaaaaaggaatgtttttttttctttttaaaaagatgtATTTTAGTCCTTCCCAAGTTTTTCTAATGAGTGTGAGTCCAAACTGCGTTTCTATTCCTATGTACTTTAAAAGgtacaataatttttttgcgccacgTACATAggaatatgtatatgtatgtatatatgtatatacatgtatgtatttttttttttttctttttggcgACCCCGATGAACATCCCTCAACCGAATCATTCCATTTTtaggtatattttttcaaatggatTAAATCCACGTCGGTGCTTCACGTGTTCAGGCGGAAGTTGTCAGATCATGCGTTGGTTTGTTCGCAACTCTTTTTACCGTTTAAGATTTATCTGCTTGGCTGCTTTTATTtgcttatatatttatttccccttttttttttattttctacaaaatgaattcttcttttttatggcaATTCTTTCCACCCACTGTTAAAATATAGCAATCCtctttctaaatttttaatagctttttttattttttaaaatcgtgATTGGCAACTCGATTGTTGTGCCATTTGAGGAGCGCATAGGATGTACAATTTACGCCTCccaaaatttgtatattaaaaaatataaaacaattaAGCGATTCTACATTGATCACTCAGCTGAATTGTaagccaaaaaaggaaaaatggcaaaccgtttcgaattaaaaaaagtttttttcgTACCCCCCAGATGTTTCTTCCTAACGTGTTTGATCCTACTAAATGGTGTATTGCTCGTAAGGGAATTTTCCtttcgaaaaaatatgacatgaaattttttttttttcacaattacCCTTAATCTCGattgaagataaaaatgttgcaaaattAAGGCATGTAATGgcacatttttcccttccatTTGACactcttttcattttatttacagAATATTAGTAGCTCGTCCAGAGCGTCTCCCTCACCCGAATTAGCAGAACATGGTAGATGTCCACGAAATTTATCGGAAGCTTCAGAGTTGGTAGAAGAATCCAACGCACAAATCGAATTGGAAGAAAATCTGAGTGAGAACGAAAACGATGACGGCACAGATGAAGACCCTAGCAGTGGCGAACTCCCATTCGGGTGCAAACGATCAGACCttagcaaaaaattaaaaaagtggcaATTACGCAATTTGCTCCTTTCCGGtggttttattttgataaaaaaaaagaagacatATATCATATACTACTACTATAACcagtatttaaaaaaaaaatactatttGATGATGAACAGGTTAGTGCGAAAATTTACAGAGGAggcattaaaaaatggaatgtcAGAAGAAGAACGAATGGCGCATTTAATGGAATTCTACCCGGGACTTACAAAAGACTTGGAagtgatggaaaaaatttttgaaaagaaattttacacttttattcaaaaaaaaaaaatatggtatTCAGAACTTGAAGCATTTATTGTTCGCTTCAAAAAGTTGTGGATGAAGGAGATGAAAAAGTGTGAGCTCAAGTGGACTacaattttggcaaaaaaaataatccaaTCGCAAGTCAGGGCGGTGTCGGAAGCGTAGCAGACGGAACAGCGCGCGAGGAGGGTTGTGCCACTGGGTGGGGAACGGGTGACAACCTttcgaaaaggaagcaaaacaGAAGAGAACAGAAGAGAGGAGAACAAACCTACCCTTCAGTGGGTACCCCTTCACGCGTGTACCCTACTTATTAAAGAGGAGAGGCAAATCAGCGCAGTACGCGGGGCGTGGGCCAAAGGCGAACAAATGTGATTATGCGAAGACGGAAAATCCCGCCTTGTCCTTCCCCATAATTACTAACATGTGGCTTAACATATGttggaaaacattttttttattttcatttttagtaGATGTGAGAtccgctctttttttttttttttcttttttttgttttttattttgttttttattttttttcctgtgaggatatattaatttaaaaaggagatgcTTTCGCATTATACAATTGAGCATGTTTAATTTTGATGTCCCTatataatcttttttttttttaatgattcttttttgtcaattttttttctccatcccTCGcatggtcattttttttactttttcctctttcccTTTAACCATTTGCCGTTCCACCTTTTTGCCGATTCGTAAAACGGTGAACGAACAGCTGTGAgctgccgctttccccttttcaaaaTTCCCTTTTGTAACCCCTTTCGCTATTTCACTGTGGATGCGAATCACTCTACAGGGTGCACTCGCAGGGTAGCCAGGCATACATACTAACATGCACACGTAAGAGTATACACCTGTGTAGGGGCACATTCAATTTGCCTTTTACACCTCGTAAGGATAATCAAACGCAGAGCGATCACGTAACGCTGGTGGTGATCTCCGCAGATGCAGCAACAACTCGGGGGAATGCTTAATTCTACTAAGGGATTAACTTCATTTCAACACATCTGACGCTTTGGGAATGgctaaaaagaaataatagtGACTCTTAACAagtttggaattttttttaagaaaagtTTAAGCATAAGGATGCACGAGCTAGCGCATTCATGTTGCTTATCCTGTGAATGATTCAGTGTGTTTTAGAATTACAAGtgattagaaaaaaatgacttcttcatttttctatatatatagcaattttttttttctttttttttcgttcgaTCATTCTGTATATATAACTAGTTAGAAGTAATTCCCTATTTTTGCTGAATCATATAGaggcttttttttgtaggtGCCAATTTTGGTTTTATCGGgttaaacattttaattttattttagttgTATAACAATTTAGGTgggttcatttttctttttttttttttttttttttttgcgcaacgGGGGTGTACCCTTAACGTAGGATTGtttattgccatttttttttttttttctaatttgttcttttatagattaatatttattttgttaattttgtttgttttgctttatttctACATCTgcttgtaattttttattcaccttGAACAATTGTTTTTAtctctgtttttttcttagttttttttaattttgttcctttttttctatttgaCAGTGTCAAAATggcatagaaaaaaaaaaaaaaaaaccctctTCTTTCTTTGCAGCAATAGAGACTAGGTTTAATCTTTaagtttttctcttttttatttttatgatagaATGTAACAAATTAGctgttcattaaaaatattatgacaTAGAAATTGTATACATCCTTACTATAagcttaatttttatgctttattaaaaaagCGATTGGCTAATAATacgaatttgt
Above is a genomic segment from Plasmodium vivax chromosome 5, whole genome shotgun sequence containing:
- a CDS encoding RAD protein (Pv-fam-e) (encoded by transcript PVX_089815A), producing MEYISRNEFYLFLQKKIISDSEFFAFLEKYQNSWYAIIDGYEKKWTTFLIDKIKAYK
- a CDS encoding RAD protein (Pv-fam-e) (encoded by transcript PVX_089820A), with amino-acid sequence MAKFFNLKKFGLSRCITSLIVLVNIFLMENACMWSPNKNEISKLQARGTGPRQLAESSTDVENSFSTKLHQKEKHNEIEEGEEEASISNTSKLPFGCKESEINRNLTIDELNKLITSCLFFVSNQKAFVVFHHYTNYLRSCFHNMMDDLLYHFSKSAKQHGVSE
- a CDS encoding RAD protein (Pv-fam-e) (encoded by transcript PVX_089825A) → MANRFELKKVFFVPPRCFFLTCLILLNGVLLNISSSSRASPSPELAEHGRCPRNLSEASELVEESNAQIELEENLSENENDDGTDEDPSSGELPFGCKRSDLSKKLKKWQLRNLLLSGGFILIKKKKTYIIYYYYNQYLKKKYYLMMNRLVRKFTEEALKNGMSEEERMAHLMEFYPGLTKDLEVMEKIFEKKFYTFIQKKKIWYSELEAFIVRFKKLWMKEMKKCELKWTTILAKKIIQSQVRAVSEA